A genomic segment from Lutzomyia longipalpis isolate SR_M1_2022 chromosome 3, ASM2433408v1 encodes:
- the LOC129793378 gene encoding zinc finger protein 320-like, whose product MSVLEIDKESLCRFCLGEVKKLINPGSRDNIIVDVNTIFNLEIFEEDDWPKQICESCKNTSKICIAFFQKIKDAEEKLLEIFGEKLKDLSEVYHNEEIIVEVKDDEEVQEEEEIHLLKEDEVIQEVDEIELLEEDESYSKSSWAFTSGGDCEYEEPIEIDNKISPSSSKKKLGRWRKDGSKKMKILRENNDVVKKYLGFKCDLCSEEAKNYYALKFHFRETHEITGYMVCCNTKFTSLGRLAGHVKIHMDPEAFKCPRCSRILSNEVTFRVHARECSKNPNLTYTNICELCSEAFPTPRMLRQHQKKHLSEDEKPHQCPDCPKRYTTPAEMNHHWAQVHNTERNYSCDICGKTFRTQSQANGHKKNTHIKGRGPKVRCERCGGFYPELNMYSHLQRCNVDPVQCNLCGKEYCNVPALKNHIKYDHEGAERKKFACNICPKVFSTKRKLTDHTAKHQDIALHKCTWCDKKFYTLSTKTAHQRTQHPAENAAAKIRKH is encoded by the exons ATGAGTGTATTGGAAATTGATAAGGAATCCCTCTGTCGATTCTGCTTAGGTGAAGTGAAGAAACTCATAAATCCAGGAAGTAGAGACAATATAATTGTAGATGTCAACACAATCTTCAATTTGGAG aTATTCGAAGAAGATGATTGGCCTAAACAGATTTGTGAAAGCTGTAAAAATACATCTAAAATTTGCATagctttctttcaaaaaatcaagGACGCAGAGGAGAAACTGCTGGAGATAtttggagaaaaattgaaggatttAAGTGAAGTATACCATAACGAAGAGATAATTGTCGAAGTTAAAGACGATGAGGAAGTtcaagaagaggaagaaattcatttactTAAGGAGGATGAAGTGATTCAAGAAGTAGATGAAATTGAGTTGCTAGAAGAAGATGAAAGTTATTCCAAAAGTTCGTGGGCCTTTACTTCGGGAGGTGACTGCGAATATGAAGAACCTATAGAAatagataataaaatttccccgtcatcttcaaagaaaaagttGGGAAGGTGGCGAAAAGATGGATCAAAAA AAATGAAGATTCTCCGCGAGAATAATGATGTGGTCAAGAAATATCTGGGTTTTAAATGTGACCTTTGCTCAGAGGAAGCTAAAAACTACTACGCTTTGAAGTTTCATTTTCGTGAGACTCATGAAATTACAGGATATATGGTGTGTTGTAATACAAAATTCACATCCTTGGGCCGCCTTGCAGGTCATGTCAAGATTCATATGGATCCTGAAGCTTTTAAATGTCCAAGATGCTCAAGAATTTTGAGCAATGAAGTTACATTTCGTGTTCATGCAAGAGAATGCTCAAAGAATCCAAATCTTACATATACCAACATCTGCGAACTTTGTTCAGAAGCATTTCCAACACCAAGAATGCTGCGACAACATCAGAAGAAGCATCTCAGTGAAGACGAGAAGCCTCATCAGTGTCCTGATTGCCCGAAACGATACACAACACCAGCAGAGATGAACCACCATTGGGCTCAGGTACACAATACAGAACGAAATTACTCTTGCGACATATGTGGAAAAACTTTCCGTACTCAGAGTCAAGCTAATGGACACAAGAAAAATACGCATATAAAGGGGCGTGGACCGAAGGTTCGATGCGAGCGATGCGGAGGATTTTATCCTGAATTGAATATGTACAGTCATCTGCAGCGTTGCAATGTGGATCCTGTGCAGTGTAATTTATGTGGAAAGGAATACTGTAACGTACCAGCACTGAAGAATCATATTAAGTACGATCACGAAGGGGCGGAAAGGAAGAAATTCGCCTGCAACATTTGTCCCAAAGTATTTTCGACCAAACGCAAGCTTACGGATCACACGGCAAAACACCAGGATATCGCATTACACAAGTGTACATGGTGCGATAAGAAATTCTACACTTTATCCACAAAAACAGCTCACCAGCGAACACAGCATCCCGCCGAGAATGCAGCTGCTAAAATACGAAAGCATTAG
- the LOC129793371 gene encoding zinc finger protein 728-like codes for MKYSRLGIKLIVAESKRKNNNIDNLQLKNSRMDYQQLEKSSVCRFCLKKLTKSKKNDMKDEILVSLNSIFNLEIYDEDIWPKQVCVCCKEKSKNCVAFFKKIKEGEAKLLDLFGEKFQDIKKEIVFPEEMEGEVKHEYFEEVETKFPEDDIKGVQDPKLLDKLNQSFEEDDEYSKSPSWAPSFDEEKDDSEEVEVKQNKYENNFKKKEATKRMTVLKTNNDMVKKYLGFKCDICSTKAKSYFALKHHFLDSHGVKGYMMCCSKKFTCLGKLASHVKFHLNPEAFKCVKCSKVFRRLETYRIHVRECSPNPETFTIICEICSEAFPTPRLLYQHRRKEHLKEEDKAHKCPDCPKRFLMPSELKYHRMLTHEKKKSFMCDMCGTGFSCPSKVEEHLKKTHLKDQQPKLQCKHCGRSFIEIHLKDHLTRCNVEPVTCKICGKLYKNSHAMKSHIKFVHRREGRKTYSCEICPKTFSTKRKLTDHTAKHQGILLHQCNFCDAKFYSLSTKTAHHRAVHPIENAAAKKLKPV; via the exons ATGAAGTATTCGCGACTGGGTATTAAGTTGATAGTTGCTgagagtaaaagaaaaaacaataatattgacaatttgcaattaaaaaattcaaggatGGATTATCAACAATTAGAGAAAAGTTCTGTATGTAGGTTCTGCTTgaagaaattaacaaaatctAAGAAAAATGATATGAAAGATGAAATTCTCGTGAGTCTCAATTCAATCTTTAATTTGGAG ATTTATGATGAAGATATCTGGCCCAAACAAGTTTGCGTTtgctgcaaagaaaaatctaagaaTTGCGTGgcattctttaaaaaaattaaagaaggaGAAGCGAAACTACTGGATCtctttggtgaaaaatttcaggacataaaaaaggaaattgtcTTTCCGGAAGAAATGGAAGGAGAAGTAAAACATGAATATTTTGAGGAAGTGGAAACTAAATTCCCAGAAGATGACATAAAAGGAGTTCAAGATCCAAAATTATTAGATAAGCTAAATCAAAGCTTTGAGGAGGATGACGAGTATTCTAAATCTCCTTCTTGGGCTCCATCTTTTGATGAGGAAAAAGATGACTCTGAAGAGGTGGAAgtgaaacaaaataaatatgagaataatttcaagaaaaaggaGGCAACTAAAA gGATGACAGTTTTGAAGACGAACAATGATATGGTAAAGAAGTATCTGGGTTTCAAGTGTGATATATGTTCAACTAAAGCCAAAAGTTACTTCGCCCTTAAGCATCATTTTCTGGATAGCCACGGAGTAAAGGGTTATATGATGTGCTGCTCCAAAAAATTCACATGTCTGGGAAAATTAGCAAGCCATGTGAAATTCCATCTCAATCCAGAAGCCTTCAAATGCGTAAAATGCTCAAAAGTTTTTCGCAGACTTGAAACGTATAGAATACATGTTAGAGAATGTTCACCGAATCCAGAAACATTCACCATAATTTGCGAGATTTGCTCAGAAGCATTCCCAACACCTAGATTGCTTTATCAGCACCGAAGGAAGGAACATTTGAAAGAAGAGGATAAAGCTCATAAATGTCCTGATTGCCCCAAAAGATTCCTAATGCCATCTGAGCTAAAGTACCATAGAATGCTGAcacatgaaaagaaaaaatcctttatgtGTGATATGTGCGGCACAGGTTTTTCGTGTCCGTCGAAAGTGGAAGAGCATTTGAAAAAGACCCACCTAAAAGACCAACAACCTAAACTGCAATGTAAGCATTGTGGACGCTCCTTTATAGAAATTCACCTTAAGGACCATCTTACACGATGCAATGTGGAACCTGTTACATGCAAAATTTGTGGGAAACTGTACAAAAATTCACACGCAATGAAGAGTCACATCAAATTCGTGCATCGCCGTGAAGGGAGAAAAACCTATTCTTGTGAAATCTGCCCGAAAACTTTCTCAACGAAACGTAAACTAACAGATCATACTGCAAAACATCAAGGCATTCTACTGCATCAGTGTAATTTCTGTGATGCAAAGTTCTACTCTCTTTCTACAAAAACCGCTCATCACCGTGCAGTTCATCCTATAGAGAATGCAGCTGCTAAGAAACTTAAGCCTGTGTAA
- the LOC129793359 gene encoding tyrosine-protein kinase transmembrane receptor Ror2: MVNTATFCVLLVFLGHHLCFSRAEDDYEEGYCAPYNGKVCKSFIGSRQVWYSREDPTGGWENEKITSGLWEEMISELPLICRAAAEKLLCAYAFPQCVVEDGATMKLPLCYEDCVATHLQFCYNDWVLIEEKKLKKIFYKSRGHFRLPQCEELPKFERDTKPLTCSYVGLTEMNINEITYDCRMGNGRHYLGTINVTQTGIPCQNWDSQSPHTHIQPPNVFPEVRNAENFCRNAGGSEPYPWCYTSDPSTRWAYCEVPLCPNSTDDFTGIDSSQISMETFFTPSMIFLLSGIGFIGIVILHLLVLLAYRIIKHKHNRQSSGASGYNPAATHESQNIDLNKLPSNSAYHQTSAQLNPILEKLEYPRNNIIYIKDLGQGAFGRVFQAKAPGLIAGEEFTLVAVKMLKDDASQDLQVDFEREACLLAEFDHPNIVKLLGVCALGRPMCLLFEYMARGDLNEFLRACSPYVLQARMETAKTELSLGDLLNIAQQIAAGMVYLSERKFVHRDLATRNCLIDDHMVVKIADFGLSHKIYLQDYYKGSENDAIPIRWMPLESILYNKYTVESDVWAFGVCLWEIFSFALQPYYGMTHEEVVKYVKEGNMLACPENTPLSVYNLMRKCWSKKTSDRPSFHFLYQSLEQIRADYENKTIR, translated from the exons ATGGTAAATACTGCAACTTTCTGTGTTCTCTTGGTGTTTCTGGGGCACCATTTGTGTTTCTCGAGAGCCGAGGATGATTACGAAGAAGGTTATTGCGCCCCGTATAATGGCAAGGTGTGCAAATCATTCATTGGAAGTCGACAGGTGTGGTACAGCCGTGAGGATCCCACGGGAGGTTGggagaatgagaaaattacttCTGGACTGTGGGAGGAGATGATCTCTGAACTCCCACTAATCTGTCGGGCAGCTGCAGAGAAACTCCTTTGTGCCTATGCATTCCCACAGTGTGTGGTTGAAGATGGGGCTACGATGAAACTTCCCCTGTGTTATGAGGACTGTGTTGCTACACATTTGCAATTTTGCTACAATGATTGGGTTCTCATTGAGGAGAAGAAActtaaaaagatcttttacAAATCTCGTGGGCACTTTAGGCTGCCACAGTGTGAGGAGCTCCCTAAGTTTGAAAGAGATACAAAGCCTCTTACCTGCTCATACGTGGGACTTACTGAGATGAACATAAATGAAATCACTT aTGATTGTCGCATGGGAAATGGTCGACACTACTTAGGCACTATAAATGTAACACAGACGGGAATACCTTGTCAAAATTGGGATTCTCAATCACCTCATACGCACATTCAACCTCCGAATGTTTTTCCAGAAGTAAGAAATGCCGAGAATTTTTGTCGGAATGCTGGTGGAAGTGAACCATATCCGTGGTGCTACACCAGTGATCCATCAACGAGGTGGGCGTACTGCGAAGTTCCTCTATGCC CTAATTCTACTGATGATTTCACCGGAATCGATTCATCACAGATCTCAATGGAAACTTTTTTTACACCATCAATGATCTTTTTGCTATCTGGAATTGGATTTATTGGAATTGTCATTCTTCACTTGCTTGTGTTACTAGCTTATCGAATCATTAAGCATAAGCACAATCGCCAAAGTAGTGGAGCTAGTGGGTACAATCCAGCAGCCACGCATGAGTCACAGAATATTGATCTCAATAAATTACCAAGCAATTCAGCATATCATCAAACAAGTGCTCAACTGAATCCAATCTTGGAGAAGTTGGAATATCCACGAAATAATATTATCTATATCAAAGACTTAGGTCAGGGAGCTTTTGGAAGGGTTTTTCAAGCTAAAGCCCCTGGGTTGATAGCTGGAGAAGAGTTCACGCTAGTAGCAGTAAAGATGCTTAAAGATGACGCAAGTCAGGATCTTCAAGTAGATTTTGAGCGTGAAGCATGCCTCCTGGCAGAATTTGATCATCCAAACATTGTAAAATTGCTGGGTGTTTGTGCTCTGGGTCGTCCCATGTGTCTCTTATTTGAGTATATGGCACGAGGAGATCTAAATGAATTCCTACGTGCATGCTCCCCTTACGTACTTCAGGCACGCATGGAGACAGCAAAGACAGAGCTGAGCCTCGGTGATCTCTTAAATATTGCCCAGCAAATTGCAGCTGGAATGGTTTACTTATCCGAAAGAAAATTCGTCCATAGGGACCTTGCGACGCGAAATTGTCTAATAGATGATCATATGGTTGTCAAAATTGCAGACTTTGGGCTATCGCATAAAATCTACCTGCAAGATTACTACAAAGGTAGCGAAAACGATGCAATCCCCATTCGTTGGATGCCACTTGAGAGCATTCTCTATAATAAATACACAGTTGAATCAGACGTATGGGCTTTTGGGGTGTGCTTATGGGAGATTTTCTCATTTGCCCTTCAACCCTATTACGGTATGACTCACGAGGAAGTAGTGAAGTACGTTAAAGAGGGGAATATGCTTGCGTGTCCAGAAAACACCCCACTTTCTGTGTATAACCTCATGAGGAAGTGTTGGAGTAAAAAAACAAGTGATAGACCcagttttcattttctttatcaatccTTAGAGCAAATACGGGCGGATTatgaaaacaaaacaattcgctaa